One Choloepus didactylus isolate mChoDid1 chromosome 16, mChoDid1.pri, whole genome shotgun sequence DNA window includes the following coding sequences:
- the LOC119511555 gene encoding hepatitis A virus cellular receptor 1-like, translated as MTASTSTESTTSEAATNSPEQATTAASTSADPMAMTAAMTSPDPSFTTSASSLNVPITTTVTPSTIEAITTAAATTPPGPTVITTARISSESTTTIVTTIVTELTTTVAATTSTELPTTTTASTSAGSSSTTSVPTSTTEPITTAAGNRTRVNRLK; from the exons ATGACTGCTAGCACCTCAACTGAGTCCACAACCTCAGAAGCAGCTACCAATTCACCCGAACAAGCTACCACTGCTGCCAGCACCTCAGCTGATCCTATGGCCATGACAGCAGCCATGACTTCACCTGATCCTTCTTTCACAACTTCTGCTAGCTCTCTAAATGTGCCTATTACCACAACAGTCACCCCCTCTACAATAGAAGCTATAACCACTGCCGCAGCCACAACTCCACCTGGACCAACAGTCATAACAACTGCCAGAATTTCATCTGAGTCTACAACCACAATAGTTACAACTATTGTAACAGAACTCACAACCACAGTAGCAGCCACCACTTCAACTGAACTGCCTACTACCACCACTGCTAGTACTTCAGCTGGGTCTTCTTCCACCACCAGTGTCCCTACTTCTACAACAGAACCTATAACTACAGCTGCAG GAAACAGAACCAGGGTAAATAGGTTGAAGTGA